In the Parasteatoda tepidariorum isolate YZ-2023 chromosome 3, CAS_Ptep_4.0, whole genome shotgun sequence genome, one interval contains:
- the LOC107441041 gene encoding astacin-like metalloprotease toxin 5, whose product MSIANIYHSEDCPLKSLFFAVTDNPMINEGLFQGDIMGIDPNTDRNAIALDSQRWNGGVIPYVISPELSSLTESIQKVMDHIQVHTCLRFVQRTHEHDYVDIFKDNGCYSYVGRIGRGGQKLSLGPGCESFGVILHELLHAVGFHHEHMRSDRDDYIIINWENIDQKWYYAFEKLRPEQNRLLTEFDYGSIMLYGSNSFAKVWGQHSMTGKDGRLLKENWEKYSLSTLDAKRIKMLYECP is encoded by the exons atgtctattgcaaatatttatcattctgaagattgtccattaaaatcacttttttttgcaGTGACCGACAACCCGATGATAAATGAAGGTCTTTTTCAAGGTGACATAATGGGTATAGATCCGAATACG GATAGGAATGCTATTGCACTTGATTCCCAACGATGGAATGGAGGTGTTATTCCGTACGTTATTTCTCCAGAACTAA GTTCATTGACGGAATCAATACAAAAGGTAATGGATCACATACAAGTCCATACATGCCTTCGCTTTGTACAGCGTACTCATGAGCATGACTATGTCGATATCTTTAAAGACAATGG gtGTTACTCCTACGTAGGAAGAATCGGAAGAGGAGGGCAAAAATTGTCTTTGGGACCAGGCTGTGAATCTTTTGGAGTTATTTTGCATGAGTTGTTGCATGCTGTAGGATTCCATCACGAGCACATGAGGTCCGATAGAGATGATTATATCATCATAAATTGGGAAAACATCGATCAAA AATGGTATTACGCATTCGAGAAATTAAGGCCAGAACAGAACCGACTTCTGACAGAGTTTGATTATGGTTCAATAATGTTGTATGGTAGCAACTCCTTTGCCAAAGTTTGGGGCCAGCATAGTATGACAGGTAAAGATGGTAGActtctaaaagaaaattggGAGAAGTATTCGCTGTCTACACTAGATgcaaagagaataaaaatgttgtatGAATGCCCATaa